A single window of Halobacterium jilantaiense DNA harbors:
- a CDS encoding metal-dependent hydrolase → MSTTHAAVGVCFAALALPVAPEFAVPAALGAIAGGIFPDLDVAVVAHRKTLHFPEHYWLAVLAAFPVAAVWPTDYTVAAAFFALAAAVHSVSDMFGGGLGARPWANDDPRGVYSHYRGEWIRPRRWIPYDGSPRDLLVAAVCSLPGLLLYDGLVRNVSAAMLAISAAYVVVRKPIGNFAARHDL, encoded by the coding sequence ATGAGCACCACCCACGCCGCAGTCGGGGTCTGCTTCGCGGCGCTCGCGCTCCCGGTCGCTCCCGAGTTCGCCGTCCCCGCCGCGCTCGGTGCCATCGCCGGCGGCATCTTCCCGGACCTCGACGTCGCCGTCGTCGCCCACCGGAAGACCCTGCACTTCCCCGAACACTACTGGCTCGCCGTCCTCGCCGCGTTCCCCGTCGCCGCCGTCTGGCCGACCGACTACACCGTCGCCGCCGCGTTCTTCGCACTGGCCGCCGCGGTCCACTCCGTCAGCGACATGTTCGGCGGCGGCCTCGGTGCCCGACCCTGGGCCAACGACGACCCCCGCGGCGTCTACTCCCACTACCGTGGCGAGTGGATTCGCCCCCGTCGCTGGATTCCCTACGACGGCTCCCCCCGTGACCTGCTCGTCGCCGCCGTCTGCTCGCTGCCCGGCCTCCTCCTGTACGACGGCCTCGTCCGCAACGTCTCCGCCGCCATGCTCGCTATCTCCGCGGCGTACGTCGTCGTCAGGAAACCCATCGGGAACTTCGCCGCCAGACACGACCTCTGA
- the cofG gene encoding 7,8-didemethyl-8-hydroxy-5-deazariboflavin synthase subunit CofG: protein MTEIPGVDEYGVDVEIPERAVEDALAVRPDDVKPADELTFARNVFLPLTTACRYTCTYCTYYDVPGEAELMTPEDIREACRTGAEAGCTEALFTFGDDPDDRYTAIHDQLAEWGYDSIHEYLREACEIALAEGLLPHANPGDQTREQMELVADVNASMGVMLETTADVQAHSGSRAKNPGQRLHTIRTAGELGVPFTTGILVGIGEDWRDRAESLLAIRDLHERYGHVQEVIVQPVSPNERWDGGRPSEATMRRAVAMARGVLPDDVAVQVPPNLADARALLDCGVEDLGGVSPVTDDYINPDYAWPAVRELEDIADHGGVPLRERLPVYERFLPADGTENEWVSARIGRAVRDGERYQSVLAD from the coding sequence GTGACCGAGATTCCGGGTGTCGACGAGTACGGCGTCGACGTCGAGATTCCCGAGCGCGCCGTCGAGGACGCGCTCGCCGTGCGGCCCGACGACGTCAAGCCCGCCGACGAGTTGACGTTCGCGCGGAACGTCTTCCTGCCGCTGACGACGGCCTGCCGGTACACCTGCACGTACTGCACGTACTACGACGTGCCCGGGGAGGCCGAGCTGATGACGCCCGAGGACATTCGGGAGGCCTGTCGGACGGGCGCGGAGGCGGGCTGCACGGAGGCGCTGTTCACGTTCGGCGACGACCCCGACGACCGGTACACCGCAATCCACGACCAGCTGGCGGAGTGGGGGTACGACTCCATCCACGAGTACCTGCGTGAAGCGTGCGAGATTGCACTGGCGGAGGGCCTGTTGCCGCACGCGAACCCCGGCGACCAGACACGCGAGCAGATGGAGCTGGTGGCGGACGTGAACGCCTCGATGGGGGTGATGCTGGAGACGACCGCCGACGTGCAGGCGCACTCCGGCTCCAGAGCCAAGAACCCCGGCCAGCGCCTGCACACGATTCGGACCGCGGGCGAACTCGGCGTGCCGTTCACGACCGGCATCCTCGTGGGCATCGGCGAGGACTGGCGGGACCGCGCGGAGAGCCTGCTCGCGATTCGGGACCTCCACGAGCGCTACGGGCACGTCCAAGAGGTCATCGTGCAGCCCGTGAGCCCGAACGAGCGCTGGGACGGCGGCCGGCCGAGCGAGGCGACGATGCGGCGCGCGGTCGCGATGGCCCGGGGCGTACTTCCGGACGACGTGGCCGTGCAGGTACCGCCGAACCTCGCGGACGCGCGTGCGCTGCTGGACTGCGGCGTCGAGGACCTCGGTGGCGTCTCCCCCGTCACCGACGACTACATCAATCCGGACTACGCGTGGCCCGCGGTGCGGGAGTTAGAAGACATCGCGGACCACGGCGGTGTCCCGCTGCGCGAGCGGCTCCCCGTGTACGAGCGATTCCTGCCCGCGGACGGCACCGAGAACGAGTGGGTGAGCGCGCGTATCGGGCGGGCCGTCCGGGACGGCGAGCGATACCAGTCGGTGCTGGCGGACTGA
- the cofC gene encoding 2-phospho-L-lactate guanylyltransferase, protein MRTVVPFDPRNPNSRLSPVLDDDQRREFAAAMLADVLDAVRGAGGDPEVLATASPDIDVGVPVSVDDRSLSAAVQGEVDADLPVAVVMADLALATPESVRGLFDAGGDVALAPGAAGGTNGLVVREPGFSVDYHGASFRDHSAAAERAGLDVAVVDSFRLAVDVDDVADLVDVFVHGEGRARDWLVDAGFDLAVRDGEPVVEPNA, encoded by the coding sequence ATGCGGACGGTCGTGCCGTTCGACCCACGGAATCCGAACTCTCGTCTCTCCCCCGTTCTCGACGACGACCAGCGACGCGAGTTCGCGGCGGCGATGCTCGCGGACGTCCTCGACGCCGTTCGCGGCGCTGGCGGCGACCCCGAGGTGCTCGCGACGGCGTCGCCCGACATCGATGTCGGGGTGCCAGTCTCGGTCGACGACCGGTCGCTGTCCGCGGCCGTCCAGGGCGAGGTCGACGCCGACCTGCCGGTCGCAGTGGTGATGGCGGACCTCGCGCTCGCCACGCCCGAGTCGGTCCGCGGGCTGTTCGACGCGGGCGGCGACGTCGCGCTCGCGCCGGGAGCGGCCGGCGGGACGAACGGTCTCGTGGTCCGCGAACCGGGGTTCTCGGTGGACTACCACGGCGCGTCGTTTCGCGACCACAGCGCGGCCGCCGAGCGCGCCGGACTGGACGTCGCCGTGGTGGATTCGTTCCGACTGGCCGTCGACGTCGACGACGTGGCGGACCTCGTGGACGTGTTCGTCCACGGGGAGGGTCGGGCCCGTGACTGGTTAGTGGACGCGGGCTTCGACCTCGCAGTCCGGGACGGCGAGCCTGTGGTCGAACCCAACGCCTAA
- a CDS encoding tubulin/FtsZ family protein: MKLAMIGFGQAGGKILDKFIEYDKRHGSGIVRAAVAVNTAKADLMGLEHVPKENRVLIGQSRVKGHGVGADNELGAEIAEEDIDEVQGAIDSIPVHEVDAFLVISGLGGGTGSGGSPVIAKHLKRIYTEPVYGLGVLPGSDEGGIYTLNAARSFQTFVREVDNLLVFDNDAWRKSGESVQGGYDEINEEIVTRFGILFGAGEVEQGGDVAESVVDSSEIINTLAGGGVSTIGYASETVDNDGGSGSGLLSRFKGDDDPVEDSASTTNRITSLVRKAALGRLTLPCEIEGTERALLVTAGPPKYLNRKGIERGRKWLEEQTGSMEVRGGDYPVPDSQQVASVVLLSGVNNVPRIKELQEVAIEAQDNIDDIREESEDNLEDLVEDDEDELEPLF; the protein is encoded by the coding sequence ATGAAACTCGCAATGATCGGGTTCGGTCAGGCGGGCGGGAAAATACTCGATAAATTCATCGAGTACGACAAGCGCCACGGTTCGGGCATCGTGCGCGCCGCTGTCGCCGTCAACACCGCCAAGGCCGACCTCATGGGTCTGGAGCACGTGCCGAAAGAGAACCGCGTCCTGATCGGTCAGTCCCGCGTGAAGGGACACGGGGTGGGCGCGGACAACGAGCTCGGCGCGGAGATCGCCGAGGAGGACATCGACGAGGTGCAGGGTGCCATCGACTCGATTCCCGTCCACGAGGTCGACGCGTTCCTCGTCATCTCGGGGCTCGGTGGCGGCACCGGCTCCGGTGGCTCGCCCGTCATCGCGAAACACCTCAAGCGCATCTACACCGAGCCAGTCTACGGCCTCGGTGTGCTCCCCGGGAGCGACGAAGGCGGCATCTACACGCTGAACGCCGCGCGCTCGTTCCAGACGTTCGTCCGGGAGGTCGACAACCTCCTGGTCTTCGACAACGACGCCTGGCGGAAGTCGGGTGAGTCCGTCCAGGGCGGCTACGACGAGATAAACGAGGAGATCGTCACGCGGTTCGGCATCCTCTTCGGCGCTGGCGAGGTCGAGCAGGGCGGCGACGTCGCCGAGTCCGTCGTGGACTCCAGCGAGATCATCAACACGCTCGCCGGCGGCGGCGTCTCCACCATCGGGTACGCCTCCGAGACCGTCGACAACGACGGCGGTAGCGGGAGCGGGCTGCTGTCGCGGTTCAAGGGCGACGACGACCCCGTCGAGGACTCCGCCTCGACGACGAACCGCATCACGAGCCTCGTTCGGAAGGCGGCGCTCGGTCGGCTCACCCTTCCCTGCGAGATCGAGGGCACCGAACGCGCGCTGCTCGTCACGGCCGGTCCGCCGAAGTACCTGAACCGGAAAGGCATCGAGCGCGGCCGCAAGTGGCTCGAGGAGCAGACCGGCTCGATGGAGGTCCGCGGTGGCGACTACCCCGTGCCGGACTCCCAGCAGGTCGCGTCCGTGGTGCTGCTGTCGGGCGTGAACAACGTCCCGCGCATCAAGGAGCTGCAGGAAGTCGCCATCGAAGCACAGGACAACATCGACGATATCCGCGAAGAAAGCGAAGATAACTTGGAAGACTTAGTCGAAGACGACGAGGATGAGCTCGAGCCGCTATTCTGA
- a CDS encoding complex I NDUFA9 subunit family protein: MDVLVTGGTGFIGTHVCRELDDRGHEVTALSRTPGDADLPESVERVVGDVTAYDSVADAMEGHDAVVNLVALSPLFKPKQGDRRHMEVHLGGTENVVRAAEDTGVEYILQMSALDADSNGPTAYLRAKGKAEDVVRDSELSYTIFRPSVIFGEGGEFVSFTKTLTTPYVTGLPGGGKSKFQPIWVQDLVPMLADAIEDEDYWGETYEIGGPDVLTLAQVTRLSYRAEGKSVRVLPVPMPLAAIGLTLADPLPFVPMGSDQYRSLKLDNTVAGNDVSAFGVDPASLTTLEEYLAVH, translated from the coding sequence ATGGACGTGTTGGTCACTGGCGGAACGGGCTTCATCGGGACGCACGTGTGTCGGGAACTCGACGACCGCGGACACGAGGTGACGGCGCTCTCGCGGACGCCGGGGGACGCTGACCTCCCCGAGAGCGTGGAGCGAGTGGTCGGGGACGTGACGGCCTACGATTCCGTCGCGGACGCCATGGAGGGGCACGACGCGGTCGTGAACCTCGTGGCGCTGTCGCCGCTGTTCAAGCCGAAGCAGGGCGACCGGCGGCACATGGAGGTCCACCTCGGGGGCACCGAGAACGTCGTCCGGGCGGCGGAGGACACGGGCGTCGAGTACATCCTCCAGATGTCCGCGCTGGACGCCGACTCGAACGGCCCGACCGCGTACCTGCGGGCGAAGGGCAAGGCAGAGGACGTGGTCCGGGACTCGGAGCTGTCGTACACCATCTTCCGACCGTCGGTCATCTTCGGTGAGGGCGGCGAGTTCGTCTCGTTCACCAAGACGCTGACGACCCCGTACGTGACCGGGCTGCCGGGCGGCGGGAAGTCGAAGTTCCAGCCCATCTGGGTGCAGGACCTCGTGCCGATGCTCGCGGACGCCATCGAGGACGAGGACTACTGGGGGGAGACGTACGAAATCGGTGGTCCCGACGTGCTGACGCTCGCACAAGTCACGCGGCTGTCGTACCGCGCGGAGGGGAAGTCCGTGCGCGTGCTGCCGGTGCCGATGCCGCTGGCCGCCATCGGCCTGACGCTCGCCGACCCCCTGCCGTTCGTGCCGATGGGGTCGGACCAGTACCGGTCGCTGAAACTCGACAACACCGTCGCCGGCAACGACGTGTCGGCGTTCGGCGTCGACCCCGCGTCGCTGACGACGCTGGAGGAGTACCTCGCCGTCCACTGA
- the tmk gene encoding dTMP kinase, which translates to MLVTLEGIDGSGKTTVWEALRDARGDGFTFTSEPTDSWYGEAVRRSEAETDADPLAELFLFTADHADHLSSVVEPALADGDVVVSDRYTDSRYAYQGAVLDGEVPRAMEYVRGVHQPWTRPPDLTLYFDVDPETGAARSGATNKFEQASFLSDVRDNYEQLIDYDPERFVRIDATQPPEAVIDAAEDVLDRVLDDA; encoded by the coding sequence ATGCTCGTCACCCTGGAGGGCATCGACGGCAGCGGGAAGACGACGGTCTGGGAGGCGCTCCGGGACGCCCGCGGCGACGGCTTCACGTTCACGAGCGAGCCGACGGACTCGTGGTACGGTGAGGCCGTCCGGCGCTCGGAGGCGGAGACGGACGCCGACCCGCTCGCCGAACTGTTCCTGTTCACCGCCGACCACGCCGACCACCTCTCCAGCGTCGTCGAACCCGCGCTCGCCGACGGCGACGTCGTCGTCTCCGACCGCTACACCGACTCCCGGTACGCCTACCAGGGCGCTGTCCTGGACGGGGAGGTCCCGCGTGCGATGGAGTACGTCCGCGGCGTCCACCAGCCGTGGACGCGCCCGCCGGACCTCACCCTGTACTTCGACGTCGACCCCGAGACCGGAGCCGCGCGCTCCGGCGCGACGAACAAGTTCGAGCAGGCGTCGTTCCTCTCTGACGTCCGCGATAACTACGAGCAACTCATCGACTACGACCCCGAGCGGTTCGTCCGCATCGACGCCACCCAGCCGCCCGAGGCGGTCATCGACGCCGCCGAGGACGTGCTGGACCGCGTGCTCGACGATGCCTGA
- the pdhA gene encoding pyruvate dehydrogenase (acetyl-transferring) E1 component subunit alpha — MHRVIGERDLSSLTVDEGDARAVLRDMVRARHFDERALALQRRGWMPGYPPYKGQEGSQVGAAHAMADDDWLFPTYRSNAMQLARGVPASDILLFRRGHAEFNSNHDVNNFAQAVPIASQIPHAVGTGMAMDYEGEDTAAVAYFGDGATSEGDFHEAMNFAGVFDAPVVFFCENNNWAISLPRERQTASDSIAVKAEAYGFEGVQVDGNDPLAVHETVSDALDDARAGEPVLVESLTYRQGAHTTSDDPDRYRPEDEDLPEWRTADPIDRYADYLEEQGVVDADFVEDCFDEAEAEIDDAVDAAEAVGEPDVDELFDHVFAERTPRIDAQKAWLDEWLEDHNPQEMEF; from the coding sequence ATGCACCGCGTCATCGGGGAGCGCGACCTGTCGTCGCTGACCGTCGACGAGGGCGACGCCCGCGCCGTGCTCCGAGACATGGTCCGCGCACGGCACTTCGACGAGCGCGCGCTGGCCCTCCAGCGCCGCGGCTGGATGCCCGGCTACCCGCCGTACAAGGGCCAGGAGGGCTCGCAGGTCGGTGCCGCCCACGCTATGGCCGACGACGACTGGCTGTTCCCGACGTACCGCTCGAACGCCATGCAGCTCGCACGCGGCGTCCCCGCCAGCGACATCCTCCTCTTCCGTCGGGGCCACGCCGAGTTCAACTCGAACCACGACGTGAACAACTTCGCGCAGGCGGTCCCCATCGCGAGCCAGATTCCCCACGCCGTCGGCACGGGGATGGCGATGGACTACGAGGGCGAGGACACCGCCGCAGTCGCGTACTTCGGCGACGGTGCCACGTCGGAGGGCGACTTCCACGAGGCGATGAACTTCGCGGGCGTGTTCGACGCGCCCGTGGTGTTCTTCTGCGAGAACAACAACTGGGCAATCTCGCTGCCCCGCGAGCGCCAGACCGCCAGCGACTCCATCGCCGTCAAAGCCGAGGCGTACGGCTTCGAGGGCGTGCAGGTCGACGGCAACGACCCGCTGGCCGTCCACGAAACCGTCTCCGACGCGCTCGACGACGCCCGCGCCGGCGAGCCGGTGCTCGTGGAGAGCCTGACCTACCGGCAGGGCGCTCACACGACGAGCGACGACCCGGACCGCTACCGGCCCGAGGACGAGGACCTCCCCGAGTGGCGGACCGCCGACCCCATCGACCGCTACGCCGACTACCTCGAAGAGCAGGGCGTCGTCGACGCGGACTTCGTCGAGGACTGCTTCGACGAGGCCGAGGCCGAAATCGACGACGCCGTCGACGCCGCCGAGGCCGTCGGCGAGCCGGACGTCGACGAGCTGTTCGACCACGTGTTCGCCGAGCGCACGCCCCGCATCGACGCCCAGAAGGCGTGGCTCGACGAGTGGCTCGAGGACCACAATCCGCAGGAGATGGAGTTCTGA
- a CDS encoding Lrp/AsnC ligand binding domain-containing protein, with product MVHAFIMVRAGAGAATDVCDRLVGMDGVTDAHVVAGRYDVIAEVGGDQVENVLQTVSKNIGTVSGVTDTKTYISLAAA from the coding sequence ATGGTTCACGCGTTCATCATGGTGAGAGCGGGGGCGGGTGCCGCCACCGACGTCTGCGACCGGCTCGTCGGCATGGACGGCGTCACGGATGCCCACGTGGTCGCGGGTCGCTACGACGTCATCGCGGAGGTCGGCGGCGACCAGGTGGAGAACGTCCTCCAGACCGTCTCGAAGAACATCGGAACCGTCTCCGGCGTGACGGACACGAAGACGTACATCTCGCTGGCGGCGGCCTGA
- a CDS encoding potassium channel family protein: protein MNIVIIGAGRVGSRTARVVANEGHDVTLVERDYDKAERARNEGFEVVEGDGSSEDVLTEAGLGDADACGALTGDLNTNFVACMVAKHHGCRTVLRIDEDYREEIYRKYADEVDEIVYPERLGAIGAKNALLGGNVTAIADLAEHLQVVQLTVTNDAPMRGYTFSELELPSGARFLAFAKRDGTLTLPRPDATLEVGDRIAVLAEFEALDNVRQILVGDDAHTEAM, encoded by the coding sequence ATGAACATCGTCATCATCGGTGCCGGACGCGTCGGCTCCCGGACCGCGCGCGTCGTCGCCAACGAAGGCCACGACGTCACGCTCGTCGAGCGCGACTACGACAAGGCCGAGCGCGCACGCAACGAGGGTTTCGAAGTCGTCGAAGGCGACGGCTCCAGCGAAGACGTCCTCACCGAAGCCGGGCTCGGCGACGCGGACGCCTGCGGCGCGCTCACGGGCGACCTCAACACGAACTTCGTCGCCTGCATGGTCGCCAAACACCACGGCTGCCGCACCGTCCTCCGCATCGACGAGGACTACCGGGAGGAAATCTACCGCAAGTACGCCGACGAAGTCGACGAAATCGTCTACCCCGAACGACTCGGCGCTATCGGCGCGAAGAACGCCCTCCTCGGCGGCAACGTCACCGCCATCGCCGACCTCGCCGAACACCTCCAGGTCGTCCAGCTCACCGTCACCAACGACGCGCCCATGCGCGGTTACACCTTCAGCGAACTCGAACTCCCCTCGGGCGCTCGCTTCCTCGCGTTCGCCAAACGAGACGGCACCCTCACCCTCCCTCGCCCCGACGCCACGCTCGAAGTCGGCGACCGCATCGCGGTCCTCGCCGAGTTCGAAGCCCTCGACAACGTCCGCCAGATACTCGTCGGCGACGACGCCCACACGGAGGCGATGTAG
- a CDS encoding Lrp/AsnC family transcriptional regulator, with product MVTAYVMVKANTGEADRLLDEIAATDGVTDAHIVAGDVDIIAKVHVDAPADVKEIAASTIQNIAGVEDTETYISM from the coding sequence ATGGTCACCGCCTACGTCATGGTGAAAGCCAACACCGGCGAAGCCGACCGACTCCTCGACGAAATCGCCGCCACCGACGGCGTCACCGACGCCCACATCGTCGCCGGCGATGTCGACATCATCGCCAAAGTCCACGTCGACGCCCCGGCCGACGTCAAGGAAATCGCCGCCAGCACCATCCAGAACATCGCCGGCGTCGAAGACACCGAGACGTACATTTCCATGTAA
- a CDS encoding DUF5813 family protein encodes MTDVAGEFEAHGRFERTAGDRETFAPTANDWDATATVRDGVVDVVVVVPTLDAATNDEVADVVEDGWYDTFERRVDGADSVTLADDVDVTSVSREAGDITVELTMDPRSGKAADDALALVNYVEGTWFQGVVPGYDYVEKVQAMREQAAQNAQSTDGTPL; translated from the coding sequence ATGACCGACGTAGCTGGCGAGTTCGAGGCACACGGCCGCTTCGAGCGCACGGCGGGCGACCGCGAGACGTTCGCACCGACGGCGAACGACTGGGACGCGACGGCCACTGTCCGGGACGGCGTCGTCGACGTCGTGGTCGTGGTGCCGACGCTGGACGCCGCGACGAACGACGAGGTCGCAGACGTGGTCGAGGACGGCTGGTACGACACCTTCGAGCGTCGTGTCGACGGTGCCGACAGCGTCACGCTCGCGGACGACGTGGACGTGACGAGCGTCTCCCGGGAGGCCGGCGACATCACGGTCGAACTGACGATGGACCCGCGCTCTGGGAAGGCGGCCGACGACGCGCTCGCGCTCGTGAACTACGTCGAGGGAACGTGGTTCCAGGGCGTCGTCCCCGGCTACGACTACGTCGAGAAAGTGCAGGCGATGCGCGAGCAGGCCGCGCAGAACGCCCAGAGTACGGATGGCACGCCGCTGTAG
- a CDS encoding fluoride efflux transporter FluC, which yields MTDSQRLSRTLALVAVGGSAGATLRWAVSLLAPGLPGTLAVNAVGSLLLGALVYEAVGTSGLSDSARALLGTGFLSSLTTYSTFAVQTASVAPPLMVANVVANYGLGFAGVLVGRTLTIRYGGGS from the coding sequence ATGACGGACAGCCAGCGCCTGTCGAGGACGCTCGCGCTTGTCGCCGTCGGCGGGTCCGCTGGCGCGACGCTCCGGTGGGCGGTCTCCCTGCTCGCGCCCGGCCTCCCCGGCACGCTGGCGGTGAACGCGGTCGGGAGCCTCCTCTTGGGCGCTCTGGTGTACGAGGCCGTCGGCACCAGCGGGCTCTCGGACTCCGCCCGCGCGCTGCTCGGGACCGGCTTCCTCTCCTCGCTGACGACGTACAGCACGTTCGCCGTCCAGACCGCGAGCGTCGCACCGCCCCTGATGGTCGCGAACGTCGTCGCGAACTACGGGCTCGGCTTCGCCGGTGTGCTCGTCGGCCGCACGCTCACCATCCGATACGGAGGTGGGTCGTGA
- the crcB gene encoding fluoride efflux transporter CrcB — protein sequence MTGAPVPPAFLVGLGGALGAVLRFVVGEAVRAEDYPASTLVVNVAGTFALAALTFASAGEDATLLFGTGACGAFTTFSSFSVDVVGLVDDGRVGAAAGHALGNLAGAGLAIAFAWLLVG from the coding sequence GTGACGGGCGCTCCCGTTCCCCCGGCGTTCCTCGTCGGGCTCGGCGGCGCGCTCGGCGCGGTGCTGCGGTTCGTCGTCGGCGAAGCCGTCCGGGCCGAGGACTACCCAGCGAGCACGCTCGTCGTGAACGTCGCCGGGACGTTCGCGCTCGCCGCGCTCACGTTCGCGAGCGCAGGGGAGGACGCGACGCTGCTGTTCGGCACCGGAGCCTGCGGCGCGTTCACGACGTTCTCGTCGTTCAGCGTCGACGTCGTCGGTCTCGTCGACGACGGTCGCGTCGGCGCGGCGGCGGGCCACGCGCTCGGGAATCTCGCGGGCGCTGGGCTCGCGATTGCCTTCGCCTGGCTGCTCGTCGGCTGA
- a CDS encoding heptaprenylglyceryl phosphate synthase: protein MTIDWSAVTHVTKVDPAESLPADLSVLGHTDLVLVGGSDGVTEANSLAAIERIAEAFPDLPVCQEPYSGSHVSTDTIEAVDRLAAPAVYNGDAENFVDKHVAFFAEVGRKPQELTGTSVPLVGDLVESKACDAVTDLTEKVLAEGYVVQNLDSKAAAESGVEERYSPEEVAGAALATESFFDFPVFYVEYSGTYGGPEDVEAAAQYLDDTVLLYGGGIERAAQTEEILDAGADAVVVGDIFHDDPEQYLDTIP from the coding sequence ATGACCATCGACTGGAGTGCAGTCACCCACGTCACGAAAGTGGACCCCGCCGAGTCCCTGCCGGCCGACCTCTCTGTGCTCGGTCACACCGACCTCGTTCTCGTCGGCGGCTCCGACGGCGTCACGGAAGCGAACTCACTGGCCGCCATCGAACGCATCGCCGAGGCGTTCCCGGACCTCCCGGTCTGCCAGGAGCCCTACAGCGGCAGCCACGTCTCGACGGACACGATCGAGGCTGTCGACCGTCTCGCGGCCCCCGCCGTCTACAACGGTGACGCCGAGAACTTCGTCGACAAGCACGTCGCGTTCTTCGCCGAGGTCGGCCGGAAACCACAGGAACTCACCGGAACGAGTGTCCCGCTCGTCGGCGACCTCGTCGAGTCGAAAGCCTGCGACGCCGTCACGGACCTCACGGAGAAGGTGCTCGCAGAGGGGTACGTCGTCCAGAATCTCGACTCGAAGGCCGCCGCGGAGTCCGGTGTCGAGGAACGCTACTCGCCCGAGGAAGTCGCGGGTGCCGCGCTCGCCACCGAGTCGTTCTTCGACTTCCCGGTCTTCTACGTGGAGTACTCGGGCACCTACGGCGGCCCCGAGGACGTCGAAGCCGCCGCGCAGTACCTCGACGACACGGTCTTGCTGTACGGCGGCGGCATCGAGCGCGCCGCCCAGACCGAGGAGATTCTCGACGCGGGCGCGGACGCCGTCGTCGTCGGTGACATCTTCCACGACGACCCCGAGCAGTACCTCGACACCATCCCCTGA
- a CDS encoding nuclear transport factor 2 family protein has product MREDADSPEAVVDRQLAAYNDGDVDAFVAEFAEDAVVTGFDDAEPMAVGEAEIQELYGQQFEAFSPEAEVLSRIAVGEYVVDHERIEQAGEEMEAVGVYRVVDGEIVGLWLANE; this is encoded by the coding sequence ATGCGTGAGGATGCCGACTCTCCGGAGGCAGTCGTGGACCGCCAGCTAGCAGCGTACAACGACGGCGACGTGGACGCGTTCGTCGCGGAGTTCGCGGAGGACGCCGTGGTCACCGGGTTCGACGACGCGGAGCCGATGGCAGTCGGCGAGGCCGAAATTCAGGAGCTGTACGGCCAGCAGTTCGAGGCGTTCTCGCCCGAAGCGGAGGTTCTGTCGCGCATCGCGGTGGGGGAGTACGTCGTGGACCACGAGCGCATCGAGCAGGCCGGCGAGGAGATGGAAGCGGTCGGCGTCTACCGGGTCGTGGACGGCGAAATCGTGGGGCTCTGGCTCGCCAACGAGTAG
- a CDS encoding ferredoxin gives MSDADSALDPSDIGEADAPPVDEAPYKIIFEANKCFGAGKCAAVSANWEMDISTGLADPVAYFFDEDDLQHNIDAADACPAKKGDGVIHVVDRRTDEEIAPDPSGDGTLSVDW, from the coding sequence ATGAGCGACGCCGACTCGGCGCTGGACCCAAGCGACATCGGCGAGGCGGACGCCCCACCCGTCGACGAAGCGCCGTACAAGATCATCTTCGAGGCGAACAAGTGCTTCGGCGCGGGCAAGTGCGCCGCCGTCTCCGCCAACTGGGAGATGGACATCTCCACCGGGCTCGCCGACCCGGTCGCGTACTTCTTCGACGAGGACGACCTCCAGCACAACATCGACGCCGCCGACGCCTGCCCCGCGAAGAAAGGCGACGGCGTCATCCACGTCGTCGACCGCCGCACCGACGAAGAGATTGCGCCGGACCCCAGCGGCGACGGCACGCTCTCCGTCGACTGGTAG